One part of the Mariniflexile litorale genome encodes these proteins:
- a CDS encoding DMT family transporter, with the protein MQSKKKLISGVLIGILGIVLFSSKAVMVKLAYQYEVDALSLLLLRMVFSFPFYLVIAIIYSRKENLSVIVKTDYYWVVFFGVVGYYLSSYFDFVGLQYIKASLERIILFLYPTMIIIFNKLFLKKPINSTQALAIFLTYIGIVITFWGEVAISGADTYIGGFFILLCAITYATYLVGSGWLIPKFGVVKFTAYVMVVSCFCVFIHFGLFSKVDVFGLQWEVYLLGFLIAIFATVIPSFLVSESINRINSSNFAVIAGFGPISTIILAGIFLNEVLTLLQLFGALVVIFGILLVSLKKGNTSK; encoded by the coding sequence ATGCAATCAAAAAAAAAATTAATCTCAGGTGTCTTAATTGGAATTTTAGGAATTGTCCTATTTTCATCCAAAGCGGTAATGGTAAAATTGGCATATCAATACGAAGTGGATGCGTTGAGTCTTTTGTTGTTGCGTATGGTGTTTTCATTTCCATTTTATTTGGTAATAGCCATTATATATAGCAGAAAAGAAAATCTGAGCGTTATTGTTAAAACCGATTATTATTGGGTGGTGTTTTTTGGGGTGGTAGGTTACTATTTGTCTAGTTATTTTGATTTTGTAGGGTTACAATATATTAAGGCAAGTTTAGAACGTATTATATTGTTTTTGTACCCAACAATGATCATTATTTTTAATAAATTATTTCTTAAAAAGCCAATAAATTCAACACAAGCACTGGCTATATTTCTAACCTATATTGGTATTGTTATTACGTTTTGGGGTGAAGTGGCTATTTCTGGTGCCGATACATATATAGGAGGTTTTTTTATCTTGCTTTGTGCCATTACTTATGCTACTTATTTAGTAGGGAGTGGCTGGTTAATACCAAAGTTTGGAGTAGTAAAATTTACGGCATATGTTATGGTAGTTTCCTGCTTTTGTGTATTCATTCATTTTGGGTTATTTTCTAAAGTTGATGTTTTTGGTTTGCAATGGGAGGTGTATTTGTTAGGTTTCTTAATAGCCATTTTCGCTACTGTTATTCCATCTTTTTTGGTGTCTGAATCAATTAATCGTATCAATTCTTCAAATTTTGCAGTTATTGCAGGGTTCGGACCTATTTCAACCATTATACTAGCGGGCATTTTTTTAAATGAAGTACTTACATTATTACAATTGTTTGGTGCTTTGGTCGTTATTTTTGGTATTTTATTAGTGTCTTTAAAAAAGGGAAACACCAGTAAATAG
- a CDS encoding DNA topoisomerase IV subunit B: MAELTDYTEDNIRSLDWKEHIRMRPGMYIGKLGDGSSPDDGIYILLKEVLDNSIDEYVMGAGKTIEITIQGSKVSVRDYGRGIPLGKVVDVVSKMNTGGKYDSKAFKKSVGLNGVGTKAVNALSSFFRVESNRDNKSASAEFEQGNLINQDLLEDITRRKGTKVSFVPDETIFKNYKYRNEYIVKMLKNYVYLNPGLTIVFNGEKYFSEHGLKDLLSENINESDRAYPIIHLRGEDIEVAITHSKTQYSEEYHSFVNGQNTTQGGTHLNAFREALVKTIREFYGKNYDASDVRKSVVSAVAIKVMEPVFESQTKTKLGSTDMGGELPTVRTYINDFLKTYLDNYLHKNPETAEKIQRKILQAERERKELSGIRKLAKDRAKSASLHNKKLRDCRVHFGDIKNQRNLESTLFITEGDSASGSITKSRDVNTQAVFSLKGKPLNSYGLSKKIVYENEEFNLLQAALNIEESLEDLRYNNVVIATDADVDGMHIRLLLITFFLQFFPEVIKEGHLYILQTPLFRVRNKKETIYCYSEDERRSAIEKLKPKPEITRFKGLGEISPDEFVHFIGENIRLDPVMLDDNMSIEDLLSFYMGKNTPTRQEFIIDNLKVELDILEDN; encoded by the coding sequence ATGGCTGAATTAACCGATTATACCGAAGATAATATACGTTCATTAGACTGGAAAGAGCATATTCGTATGCGACCAGGGATGTATATTGGGAAACTTGGTGATGGGTCTTCACCAGATGATGGTATTTACATTTTACTTAAAGAGGTTTTAGACAATTCCATTGATGAGTACGTCATGGGGGCAGGTAAAACTATCGAAATCACTATTCAAGGTAGCAAGGTATCCGTTAGAGATTACGGACGTGGTATTCCCTTGGGAAAAGTGGTAGATGTGGTTTCCAAAATGAATACAGGTGGAAAGTACGATTCGAAAGCTTTTAAAAAATCGGTAGGTTTAAATGGGGTTGGTACAAAAGCTGTGAACGCTTTATCATCATTTTTCAGAGTAGAATCCAATCGTGATAATAAATCTGCTTCTGCAGAATTTGAGCAGGGTAATTTAATTAATCAAGATTTATTAGAAGATATAACTCGCCGAAAAGGAACCAAAGTATCGTTTGTTCCCGATGAAACCATTTTTAAAAATTATAAATACAGAAATGAGTATATTGTTAAAATGCTTAAAAATTATGTATACCTAAATCCAGGGTTGACCATAGTTTTTAATGGCGAAAAGTATTTTAGCGAACATGGTCTTAAAGATTTATTATCTGAAAACATTAACGAATCTGATAGAGCTTATCCTATTATTCACTTACGAGGAGAAGATATTGAAGTTGCGATTACCCATAGTAAAACACAGTATAGTGAGGAGTATCATTCGTTTGTAAACGGTCAAAACACAACTCAAGGAGGTACACATTTAAATGCATTCCGAGAAGCTTTAGTAAAAACCATTCGCGAGTTTTATGGTAAAAACTATGATGCTTCCGATGTTAGAAAATCTGTGGTAAGTGCTGTCGCTATTAAGGTCATGGAACCTGTTTTTGAAAGTCAGACGAAGACAAAATTAGGTTCTACAGATATGGGAGGCGAATTGCCAACCGTAAGAACTTATATAAACGATTTTTTAAAAACGTATTTAGACAACTATTTACATAAAAACCCGGAAACTGCAGAAAAAATTCAACGCAAAATTCTACAAGCAGAACGTGAGCGTAAAGAACTTTCTGGCATTCGTAAATTAGCAAAAGACCGTGCAAAATCAGCCAGTCTTCACAATAAAAAACTACGCGATTGCCGTGTACATTTTGGAGATATTAAAAACCAACGCAATTTAGAATCGACTTTATTTATTACAGAGGGCGATTCGGCTTCTGGAAGTATTACCAAATCACGTGATGTAAATACTCAAGCGGTTTTCAGCTTAAAAGGTAAACCCTTAAACAGTTATGGTTTAAGTAAAAAAATTGTTTACGAAAATGAAGAATTTAATCTATTACAAGCCGCTTTAAATATTGAAGAATCGTTAGAAGATTTACGTTATAATAATGTAGTTATAGCTACTGATGCCGATGTAGATGGGATGCACATTCGGTTGTTGTTAATAACCTTTTTTCTACAATTCTTTCCAGAAGTTATAAAAGAAGGACATTTGTATATTTTACAAACTCCTTTATTTAGGGTGAGAAATAAAAAAGAAACCATTTATTGCTATTCAGAGGATGAAAGAAGAAGTGCGATAGAAAAGTTAAAGCCCAAACCCGAAATAACTCGATTTAAAGGTCTTGGTGAAATCTCACCAGATGAATTTGTTCATTTTATTGGAGAAAATATCCGTTTAGATCCCGTTATGTTAGATGATAATATGTCTATTGAAGATTTATTATCGTTTTATATGGGTAAAAATACACCAACCAGACAAGAATTTATCATAGATAATTTAAAAGTAGAATTAGATATTTTAGAAGATAATTAA